Proteins encoded together in one Candidatus Eisenbacteria bacterium window:
- a CDS encoding PhoH family protein: protein MHLDEVDPLHLFGPGDRNLRLIQDSYPSVQLVARGGDIYLEGEERDVRRIETLLAELVALVKQGRVLQDTDVRYAMSVGTEEGNGGLSTLYEPGKQYFRLKKAVKPKTLGQEEYLRALEKYDIVFSIGPAGTGKTYLAVAAAVSALRAREKNRIVLVRPAVEAGENLGFLPGDFQEKVDPYLRPLYDALHDLMGAERIQRAFDMGILEVAPLAYMRGRTLADAFVILDEAQNTTIGQMKMFLTRLGTNSRAVITGDITQVDLPEPSESGLIKIQAILADIPEIKFVYLTERDVVRHHLVQRIIRAFDNHPGGAASKPRPERDPESRSEG, encoded by the coding sequence ATGCACCTCGATGAGGTGGATCCCCTTCATCTATTCGGGCCGGGCGACAGGAACCTTCGGCTCATCCAGGATTCCTATCCCTCGGTGCAGCTCGTCGCCCGCGGCGGCGACATCTATCTGGAGGGGGAGGAGCGGGACGTCCGCCGGATCGAAACGCTTCTCGCCGAGCTCGTCGCGCTCGTCAAGCAGGGGCGAGTCCTTCAGGACACCGATGTCCGCTACGCGATGAGCGTCGGGACCGAGGAGGGGAACGGCGGGCTCTCGACCCTCTACGAGCCGGGGAAGCAGTACTTCCGCCTCAAGAAGGCGGTCAAGCCGAAGACGCTCGGGCAAGAAGAGTACCTCCGCGCCCTCGAGAAGTACGACATCGTCTTCTCCATCGGGCCTGCCGGGACGGGGAAGACGTATCTCGCCGTCGCGGCGGCCGTCTCGGCGCTTCGAGCTCGCGAGAAGAACCGGATCGTCCTCGTGCGTCCGGCCGTCGAGGCGGGGGAGAACCTCGGCTTCCTACCGGGCGACTTCCAGGAAAAGGTTGATCCCTACCTCCGCCCCCTGTATGATGCCCTCCACGATCTGATGGGCGCCGAGAGGATCCAAAGGGCCTTCGACATGGGGATCCTCGAGGTGGCGCCGCTCGCGTACATGAGGGGGCGGACCCTCGCGGACGCGTTCGTCATCCTGGACGAGGCTCAGAACACCACCATCGGGCAGATGAAGATGTTCCTCACGCGCCTCGGGACGAACTCCCGGGCGGTCATCACCGGGGACATCACCCAGGTGGACCTCCCGGAGCCGTCTGAATCGGGTCTCATCAAGATCCAGGCGATCCTTGCGGACATTCCGGAGATCAAGTTTGTGTACCTGACCGAGCGGGACGTGGTCCGGCATCATCTGGTCCAGCGGATCATCCGAGCCTTCGACAACCATCCCGGAGGGGCGGCCTCGAAACCGCGCCCCGAACGGGACCCGGAATCGAGAAGCGAGGGCTGA